The following is a genomic window from Serratia ficaria.
TATGATAAAAGGTTGAGCGCCGCAATGCATCCGTTGTGCGCCATGCAGGCAAAGAAAAAGGCGCCGGAAATAATCGCGGCGCCTCAGGGGGTTGAGTTTGGTGAATTAGTGCTTTCTTCTGTCAAGGTCCTGGTAATCCGTAGCTTCGATCTTGGCGATGCCGGCCTCTAAAATATTGATTAATTGACGGGCGACATCTGTAGTTAGCCAAAGCGTTCTGTCTACTTGGGCTTCTTCGGGCGTTTGGTCTAGTGAAGACAGGTAATGAAGGCGTATCATCATGGCGTCATAAACGTCGACAGTACTGATATCCCAACCAACAAGCGGGTGTGTCTGAATTACTTCATCATTTCTGTCCATAAAGACCCCTTATTGAGTAGTAACTACCGTGAGTGACTAACGAGGATCAATGCGGCTCATCATCATGAGAGCAATTACAGTATACGCATCTGCTTTCATCGTTGGAGCATTTCCCTGCTTCTTTTGCAAAATAAATATTTATTTGAACAATTATTCTACAATTTCGTCTGCGAATGGTTGAGCGATTAAAAACGGGCGGGCTATTGGGTATCCGGCGACGGCGGGGCGCTGTGCAGGCGTTTTTCCAACTCTTCCGCCAGGTGGGCGAAATGCTTTTGCGTCTCGGCGTCGCGATTCTGGTTTTGCGATTCCAGCTTCAGGCTATGAATCAATAACTGGTTGGCTTTGTCATCCAGACCAAACGCCAGATAAGAGAATG
Proteins encoded in this region:
- the bssS gene encoding biofilm formation regulator BssS, with the protein product MDRNDEVIQTHPLVGWDISTVDVYDAMMIRLHYLSSLDQTPEEAQVDRTLWLTTDVARQLINILEAGIAKIEATDYQDLDRRKH